In Methylococcus geothermalis, one genomic interval encodes:
- a CDS encoding type II toxin-antitoxin system RatA family toxin: MNYTQDQMYELVNDVADYPKYLPLCRDVRVLSAGEREIKATITLAKGAVRLNFTTANTMEPGRHIHMKLVDGPFKYLRGNWRFDPNPHGGCDVSFRVDFQFANPLLQMALGGIFKEVMESLVTAFCSQAAKRYGNGGFALPQRPGRDSVEQTEPA, from the coding sequence GTGAACTACACGCAAGATCAGATGTACGAGCTCGTCAACGACGTGGCCGACTATCCGAAATACCTGCCGCTCTGCCGCGACGTAAGAGTGCTTTCGGCCGGAGAGCGCGAAATCAAGGCGACCATTACCCTGGCGAAAGGCGCCGTACGGCTGAATTTCACCACGGCCAACACGATGGAGCCGGGCCGGCACATCCATATGAAACTGGTGGATGGGCCTTTCAAATATCTGCGCGGCAACTGGCGCTTCGACCCCAATCCGCACGGCGGCTGCGACGTTTCGTTCCGGGTGGATTTCCAATTCGCGAACCCGCTGCTGCAGATGGCTTTGGGCGGGATTTTCAAGGAAGTGATGGAATCGCTGGTGACAGCGTTCTGCAGCCAGGCGGCGAAGCGTTACGGCAACGGCGGATTCGCGTTGCCGCAGCGGCCGGGGCGGGACAGCGTCGAGCAGACCGAACCGGCCTGA
- a CDS encoding DNA translocase FtsK: MTQADDLRSSLVRTLREGAFLAYLALASFFLIALVTFDLEDAGWTHTGSRRSVSNGAGAVGAWLSDFSFSLFGIMAYLLPLLLAGYGYRIYRGRSAQHRFSLLDSTLRWLGLGAAIAAGSGIVDLQLLRVPLPLPETTGGIVGRELADLVTGSFGVKGASALLGGVFLAGISLATGLSWLGLVDTIGQTVLTLIRAVTTVPAFLTRGAHPPQPAPAPPQPAAAAPAKPRQTAPRPARPQEPSAMPAQTPEPPAQRTPVIPFLQPRKPPAAPVARKPASGALPALSLLNDTSAKVHAYSPTVLQQMSELVETILADFGVDVEVVSVHPGPVITRFELQPAAGVKVSRISGLAKDLARALSVTSVRVVEVIPGKSVVGLEIPNREREIVLLHSVLSSDAYQQAPSPLTLVLGKDISGHPVVANLAKMPHLLVAGTTGSGKSVAINVMILSLLYKASPSEVRLIMIDPKMLELSVYEGIPHLLTPVVTDMKEAANALRWCVAEMERRYKLMSLVGVRNLEGFNQRVREAADAGKPLRDPLWNPNLALGDEEPPLLEPLPCIVIVIDELADMMMIVGKKVEELIARLAQKARAAGLHLILATQRPSVDVITGLIKANIPTRIAFQVSSRIDSRTIIDQGGAEALLGNGDMLYLPPGTGFPQRAHGAFVSDHDVHQVVEFLKSTGEPDYIEDITRFNEDSGDGSGFRGGNGDGGGGDESDALYDEAVRFVTESRKASISAVQRRFKVGYNRAARMIEDMERAGVVTPADTNGSRQVLAPPPPPV, from the coding sequence ATGACACAGGCGGACGATCTGCGCTCCTCCCTGGTGCGGACTTTGAGAGAGGGAGCGTTCCTCGCCTATCTGGCGCTCGCCTCGTTCTTCCTCATCGCTCTTGTCACCTTCGACCTCGAGGATGCCGGCTGGACCCATACCGGCAGCCGCCGGTCGGTATCCAACGGCGCCGGTGCGGTAGGTGCCTGGCTGTCGGATTTTTCGTTTTCCCTGTTCGGGATCATGGCCTACCTGTTGCCCCTGCTCCTGGCTGGCTACGGCTACCGGATCTACCGGGGACGCAGTGCGCAGCACCGGTTCTCGCTGCTGGACTCCACGCTGCGGTGGCTCGGGCTGGGTGCGGCCATTGCGGCCGGCTCCGGCATCGTCGACCTGCAATTGCTGCGGGTTCCCCTGCCACTGCCGGAGACGACGGGAGGCATCGTGGGCCGGGAACTCGCGGACCTCGTCACCGGATCGTTCGGCGTCAAAGGCGCATCGGCCCTGCTCGGCGGCGTCTTCCTGGCCGGGATATCCTTGGCTACCGGCCTGTCCTGGCTGGGACTGGTGGATACCATCGGCCAGACGGTGCTGACGCTGATCCGCGCGGTCACGACCGTTCCCGCTTTCCTCACGAGGGGCGCGCACCCGCCCCAACCCGCTCCCGCGCCGCCACAGCCGGCCGCAGCCGCGCCGGCGAAGCCTCGTCAAACTGCACCGCGCCCGGCCAGGCCGCAGGAGCCGTCCGCGATGCCGGCCCAGACCCCAGAACCCCCCGCGCAGCGCACTCCGGTGATTCCCTTCCTGCAACCCAGGAAACCGCCGGCGGCACCTGTCGCGCGGAAGCCCGCCAGCGGAGCTCTGCCCGCCCTGAGCCTGCTGAACGACACCTCGGCCAAGGTGCATGCCTATTCGCCCACGGTGCTGCAGCAGATGTCCGAATTGGTGGAAACGATCCTTGCCGATTTCGGCGTGGACGTCGAAGTGGTCTCGGTCCATCCCGGCCCGGTGATCACCCGCTTCGAGCTGCAGCCCGCGGCCGGGGTCAAGGTCAGCCGGATCAGCGGCCTGGCGAAGGACCTGGCGCGAGCGCTGTCGGTCACCAGCGTGCGCGTGGTCGAGGTCATTCCGGGCAAGTCGGTGGTAGGCCTGGAAATTCCCAACCGGGAACGCGAAATCGTGCTGCTGCACTCGGTTCTGTCGTCGGATGCCTACCAGCAGGCGCCCTCCCCGCTCACCCTGGTGCTTGGCAAGGACATCAGCGGCCACCCGGTGGTGGCCAATCTGGCCAAGATGCCGCATCTGCTGGTCGCCGGCACCACCGGTTCGGGCAAGTCGGTCGCCATCAACGTGATGATCCTGAGCCTCTTGTACAAGGCCAGCCCCAGCGAGGTCCGCCTGATCATGATCGACCCCAAGATGCTGGAGCTTTCGGTCTACGAAGGCATCCCGCATCTGCTCACCCCGGTGGTCACCGACATGAAGGAGGCGGCCAACGCCCTGCGCTGGTGCGTAGCCGAGATGGAGCGGCGCTATAAGCTGATGTCGCTGGTCGGGGTGCGCAATCTCGAAGGCTTCAATCAGCGGGTGCGGGAGGCCGCCGACGCCGGCAAGCCGCTGCGCGATCCGCTGTGGAACCCGAACCTGGCTTTGGGCGACGAGGAGCCGCCGCTGCTGGAGCCCCTGCCCTGCATCGTCATCGTCATCGACGAACTGGCGGACATGATGATGATCGTGGGCAAGAAGGTGGAGGAACTGATCGCCCGCCTGGCGCAGAAAGCGCGCGCCGCGGGATTGCACCTGATCCTGGCCACCCAGCGGCCGTCGGTGGACGTGATTACCGGCCTCATCAAGGCCAATATCCCGACCCGCATCGCCTTCCAGGTGTCGTCCCGGATCGACTCGCGCACCATCATCGACCAGGGCGGCGCAGAGGCCCTGCTCGGCAATGGCGACATGCTCTATCTGCCGCCCGGCACCGGCTTCCCGCAGCGCGCCCACGGCGCCTTCGTGTCCGACCATGATGTCCACCAGGTGGTGGAATTCCTCAAGAGCACCGGCGAGCCGGACTACATCGAAGACATCACGCGTTTCAACGAGGACAGCGGAGACGGATCAGGGTTTCGCGGCGGGAACGGCGACGGCGGCGGAGGTGACGAAAGCGACGCCCTTTACGACGAAGCGGTGCGGTTCGTGACGGAGAGCCGCAAGGCTTCCATTTCCGCCGTGCAGCGCCGCTTCAAGGTGGGCTACAACCGCGCCGCGCGGATGATCGAGGACATGGAGCGCGCCGGCGTGGTCACCCCGGCCGATACCAACGGCAGCCGCCAGGTGCTGGCCCCGCCCCCGCCGCCGGTCTGA
- a CDS encoding ABC transporter permease yields MLVFGYAATFDLNRAPIAIYNEDTGSASRELIARFAGARAFRVVGRIARQSDIAEFINPKKALLVLHVGREFSRDLSNRRPASVQLVIDGRNSNTALIALNYAQTILADFNRRWAEQQHLPLPATRLDIRAWFNPNLTSRWFIVPGIVGLLTLVVTTLVTALSVAREREQGTFDQLLVTPFTPLEILVGKALPGVLIGLVESTFILLMAVYWFSVPFVGEVFALYLGIVLFVTATVGTGLMISSLAATQQQGLLGAFLFIVPSIILSGFATPIANMPEVMQTFTLLNPLRYFLVIVRSVMLEGIPMSLLLDQYWPMALIGLATLFLAAWMFRRRLY; encoded by the coding sequence TTGCTGGTGTTCGGCTATGCGGCGACCTTCGATCTCAATCGCGCGCCCATCGCCATCTATAACGAGGACACGGGATCGGCCTCGCGCGAACTGATCGCCCGTTTCGCCGGCGCCAGAGCCTTCCGCGTGGTGGGCCGGATTGCCCGGCAATCCGACATCGCCGAGTTCATCAATCCCAAAAAGGCCTTGCTGGTCTTGCATGTCGGGCGCGAATTCAGCCGCGATCTTTCCAACCGCCGACCGGCCAGCGTTCAGCTTGTCATCGACGGGCGCAATTCCAACACCGCCCTGATCGCCCTCAATTACGCCCAAACCATTCTGGCCGACTTCAACCGCCGCTGGGCGGAGCAACAACATCTCCCGTTGCCCGCCACCCGTTTGGATATCCGCGCCTGGTTCAACCCCAATCTGACCAGCCGATGGTTCATCGTGCCGGGCATCGTCGGATTGCTGACGCTGGTGGTGACCACGCTGGTCACGGCGCTGTCGGTGGCCCGCGAACGGGAACAGGGCACCTTCGACCAGCTCCTCGTCACGCCGTTCACACCGCTGGAAATTCTCGTCGGCAAGGCGCTCCCCGGCGTTCTGATCGGTCTGGTCGAGTCCACTTTCATCCTTCTGATGGCGGTGTATTGGTTTAGCGTACCGTTTGTCGGGGAAGTCTTTGCACTTTACCTGGGTATCGTCTTGTTCGTGACGGCGACCGTCGGCACCGGCCTGATGATTTCGTCCCTTGCCGCCACTCAGCAACAGGGACTGCTGGGTGCTTTTCTGTTTATTGTGCCGTCCATCATTCTGTCGGGGTTCGCCACACCCATCGCGAACATGCCTGAGGTCATGCAAACCTTTACTTTGCTGAATCCGTTACGTTATTTCCTGGTCATCGTGCGCAGCGTCATGCTTGAAGGAATCCCGATGTCCTTGCTGCTGGATCAATATTGGCCGATGGCGTTGATCGGGTTGGCGACGCTCTTCCTGGCGGCCTGGATGTTCCGAAGGCGGCTTTATTGA
- a CDS encoding ATP-binding cassette domain-containing protein — protein sequence MTKAPPSTEKDAAVAVEATGIGKRFTVGRRQMTALEGVTLSIRTGAVSALIGPDGAGKTTLLRLIAGLLAPDRGAISVFGLDPVAQPDAVHAITGYMPQRFGLYEDLTVQENLDLYADLHGVPSCLRAGRFHELLEMTKLVSFRDRLAGKLSGGMKQKLGLACTLVARPRLLLLDEPTVGVDPVSRRELWVIIEAMVESGATVLMSTAYLDEAERCREIFMLHAGQLMRHGAPDAELALLAGRCYEIRGAGNLTRRLQSRLEERPEMIDTVIQGDAVRVVTVRPQAPKLDDLAAEFPALTVTPVQPRFEDGFITRLKPLVEPVALGRAISASSKPLGREGSVIEVQEVERWFGAFQAVKRISFEVKRGEVFGLLGANGAGKTTTFRMLCGLLPPSRGQLRVAGVDLRSAASEARRRIGYMSQKFSLYGALSVRQNLEFFASAYRLDKGKRRVRLDWALKEFQLTAYAESASGDLPLGHKQRLALACALLHEPEILFLDEPTSGVDPLMRRAFWSAINVLAEQGVTVLVTTHFMEEAEYCDRLVIMAAGSLLAAGRPQEIRAKALRPERPNPTLEDAFILLLEQSESSHP from the coding sequence ATGACGAAGGCGCCGCCTTCGACGGAAAAGGACGCGGCTGTTGCCGTGGAAGCGACCGGCATCGGCAAACGCTTTACCGTGGGCCGGCGACAGATGACGGCGCTTGAAGGCGTCACGCTGAGCATTCGGACCGGCGCCGTCAGCGCGCTGATCGGGCCGGACGGGGCGGGGAAAACGACCTTGTTGCGCCTGATCGCCGGTTTGCTGGCCCCGGATCGCGGCGCGATCTCGGTATTCGGCCTGGATCCGGTAGCGCAGCCGGACGCCGTCCATGCCATCACCGGTTACATGCCGCAGCGATTCGGCCTTTATGAAGACCTGACGGTGCAGGAGAACCTCGACTTGTATGCCGATCTGCACGGCGTCCCCTCCTGCCTCAGGGCGGGGAGGTTCCATGAACTGTTGGAGATGACCAAGTTGGTTTCTTTTCGGGACCGACTGGCAGGGAAGTTGTCCGGCGGCATGAAGCAAAAGCTGGGGTTGGCCTGCACGTTGGTGGCCAGGCCACGGCTGTTGCTGCTGGATGAACCGACGGTGGGCGTCGATCCGGTGTCGCGGCGCGAGCTTTGGGTCATCATCGAGGCGATGGTGGAGAGCGGCGCCACCGTGCTGATGAGTACCGCCTATCTGGACGAGGCCGAACGCTGTCGCGAGATTTTCATGCTCCATGCCGGACAACTGATGCGGCATGGCGCTCCCGACGCGGAACTCGCCCTCTTGGCGGGGCGCTGTTACGAAATCCGGGGCGCGGGAAACCTTACCCGCCGCCTGCAAAGCCGGCTGGAGGAACGTCCGGAGATGATCGATACCGTGATTCAAGGAGATGCGGTGCGGGTGGTGACGGTCCGGCCCCAAGCCCCAAAGCTCGATGATCTCGCCGCGGAGTTCCCGGCGCTGACCGTTACACCCGTGCAGCCCCGCTTCGAAGACGGTTTCATCACCCGGCTCAAACCCCTGGTGGAGCCGGTGGCCCTGGGGCGGGCCATATCGGCTTCATCCAAACCGCTAGGTCGAGAGGGATCGGTGATCGAGGTACAGGAGGTGGAGCGCTGGTTCGGCGCTTTTCAGGCGGTCAAGCGCATCAGTTTCGAGGTGAAGCGGGGCGAGGTCTTCGGACTCCTGGGCGCCAACGGCGCCGGCAAGACCACCACCTTCCGGATGTTGTGCGGACTGTTGCCGCCGAGCCGGGGTCAACTTCGCGTCGCCGGCGTCGATCTGCGCAGCGCCGCCTCCGAGGCCAGGCGACGGATTGGCTACATGTCGCAGAAGTTCTCCCTCTATGGCGCTCTTAGCGTCCGCCAGAATCTGGAATTTTTCGCCAGCGCCTACCGCTTGGACAAGGGGAAGCGGCGGGTCCGTCTGGATTGGGCCTTGAAGGAATTTCAGCTGACGGCCTATGCCGAAAGCGCCAGCGGGGACTTGCCACTGGGGCACAAACAGCGCCTGGCGCTGGCCTGCGCCCTGCTGCACGAACCGGAGATTTTGTTCCTCGACGAACCGACTTCGGGCGTCGATCCCTTGATGCGCCGCGCCTTCTGGTCGGCGATCAATGTATTGGCGGAACAGGGCGTCACCGTGCTGGTGACCACGCACTTCATGGAAGAGGCCGAATATTGCGACCGCCTGGTGATCATGGCGGCGGGCAGCCTGCTCGCCGCCGGCCGGCCCCAGGAGATTCGCGCTAAGGCCCTTCGCCCCGAGCGGCCCAACCCGACCCTGGAAGACGCCTTCATCCTGTTGCTTGAACAATCGGAATCCTCCCATCCATGA
- a CDS encoding ABC transporter permease — protein MNAEPFALPRRAARRLHLAGLIRKEFLQIRRDPSSIGIAFLLPIVLLIIFGYGVSLDAKHVRIGLVAENPGPETADFFAGLQRSEYFQPAYFPDLSKAQEALDRREVSAIAHLRGDFARQALNKQTAPIQVLLDGVDANTARLVSGYLQGAWTQWLNRQADQRAQASMQAVQMQQRIWFNPAVRSRDYLVPGLIAVIMTLIGALLTAMVVAREWDRGTLEALMATPVSVGEVLVGKLAPYYLLGMGGMILSIGMALYLFDVPLRGSLWVLLATGTLFLLAALGMGLFISIVAQNQFVAGQVAIIATFLPAFILSGFIFDIGSMPAAVQAFTYLIAARYFVAILQTVFLAGDVWEVIVPNALALAAMAAVFLTLAARRMPRRLG, from the coding sequence ATGAATGCCGAACCTTTCGCATTACCCCGCCGGGCCGCCCGGCGGCTTCATCTGGCGGGTCTGATCCGCAAGGAATTTCTGCAGATCCGGCGCGATCCCTCCAGCATCGGCATCGCCTTCCTGTTGCCTATCGTGCTGCTGATCATATTCGGCTACGGGGTCTCGCTGGACGCCAAGCATGTACGGATAGGCCTGGTGGCCGAAAATCCGGGGCCAGAGACGGCGGATTTTTTTGCGGGACTACAACGCTCCGAGTATTTCCAACCGGCGTATTTCCCTGACCTGAGCAAGGCGCAGGAGGCCTTGGACCGGCGGGAGGTGAGCGCCATCGCGCACTTGCGCGGCGACTTTGCCCGTCAAGCCTTGAACAAGCAGACGGCGCCGATTCAGGTCCTCTTGGACGGCGTCGACGCCAATACCGCCCGCCTGGTTTCGGGGTATCTGCAGGGCGCATGGACGCAATGGCTGAACCGGCAGGCCGACCAGCGCGCGCAGGCATCGATGCAGGCGGTGCAGATGCAACAGCGCATCTGGTTCAATCCGGCCGTGCGCAGCCGGGATTATCTGGTTCCGGGCTTGATCGCGGTGATCATGACCCTGATCGGCGCCTTGCTGACCGCGATGGTCGTGGCCCGCGAGTGGGATCGCGGCACCCTGGAGGCGCTGATGGCGACCCCGGTCAGTGTCGGCGAGGTGCTGGTCGGCAAGCTCGCGCCCTATTATTTGCTGGGAATGGGCGGCATGATCCTGTCGATCGGCATGGCCCTGTATCTGTTCGACGTTCCGCTGCGCGGCTCGCTCTGGGTGTTGCTGGCGACCGGCACGCTGTTTCTATTGGCCGCCTTGGGAATGGGGCTTTTCATCTCCATCGTCGCCCAGAACCAGTTCGTCGCCGGGCAAGTGGCCATCATCGCCACCTTCCTGCCGGCCTTCATCCTGTCCGGCTTCATTTTCGACATCGGCAGCATGCCCGCCGCCGTACAGGCCTTCACCTACCTGATTGCGGCGCGTTATTTCGTCGCCATTCTGCAAACCGTCTTTCTGGCTGGCGACGTGTGGGAGGTGATCGTCCCCAATGCCCTGGCCTTGGCAGCGATGGCGGCGGTCTTTCTGACGCTGGCCGCGCGCCGCATGCCCCGGCGCTTGGGGTAG
- a CDS encoding flavodoxin encodes MGKIGIFFGSDTGNTRRVAKQLAKKLGDDADAPVDVKKASIDDVLKYDALILGTPTLGDGELPGLDSGASEESWAEFLPKFKGKDLSGKTVALFGLGDQQGYGHEFVDALIELYEQMIECGASVVGAWPTDTYEFEKSKAIVDGKFVGLVIDHENQSEMTDERLDEWLAIVKPALLGT; translated from the coding sequence ATGGGGAAGATAGGGATCTTTTTCGGCTCCGATACCGGCAATACCCGCCGCGTCGCCAAGCAGCTTGCCAAGAAGCTGGGCGATGATGCGGATGCTCCGGTCGATGTCAAAAAGGCCAGCATCGACGATGTGCTCAAATACGATGCACTGATTCTGGGAACACCGACCCTGGGCGATGGCGAATTGCCGGGCCTGGACTCCGGAGCATCGGAGGAAAGCTGGGCCGAATTCCTACCCAAGTTCAAGGGCAAGGACCTGTCGGGAAAGACCGTGGCGCTGTTCGGCCTGGGCGATCAGCAGGGTTACGGCCATGAATTCGTCGACGCACTGATCGAGCTCTACGAGCAGATGATCGAGTGCGGGGCCAGCGTGGTCGGCGCATGGCCGACGGACACTTACGAGTTCGAAAAGTCGAAGGCGATCGTGGACGGTAAGTTCGTCGGCCTGGTGATCGACCACGAAAACCAGAGCGAAATGACCGATGAGCGCCTGGACGAGTGGCTGGCGATCGTCAAGCCGGCTTTGCTCGGCACCTGA